The Nostoc cf. commune SO-36 genomic sequence AACGATGGAGATTTGGACAACTCCCGTGATCATGGTTGAGACTGTAGCATTGGTCTATTACAAAGCAATTCAAAACGCAACAAATTCCCCAGTTTTAAAGCAGTTGTGTCAACAAATATTGAGAGATGAAGTAAAGCATATTCGTTTTCAATACGAGCGTTTGGCAGTTATACACAAAAATCGCCCTGCATTGTTACGGAAGCTCACTTATCTTATACAGTAATTTTTTTACTATGTACCAGTGATTCTTGTCTGGATTGGTCATCATCGTGCGCTCAGAGCCGGAGGACATAGTTTTAAAAGTTATTGGCGGGATGCTTGGGTAAAAATGAATTTTGCTTGGCATCGAATGAAACCAGAAAGATATCAGTGGTAGCATAGTCGATGTCTGAACTTCTCCAGAGACAACACTAAGAAAACATCACGCTGACATCAATTGCTGGATACGCTGTGGTTCCTCTCCTAGCCAATCTGGATTTTGGGCTGTGCTGTCGAAAATTGATGAGGTTTTGAAAGGCTCAAACTCGCCCCGTGATGCCGCTTCTGCCGTTTTTGCTAAGAGCGATCGCACTTGCTCGTCATTCATTGGCTGGAACGTCCGCACTGCTTCAAAAGCTTGCTCTAAAATCTCCATGTTATCCATGCCGGTAATTACAACCGATGTGGGCAGATTCAAAGCATAGTGTAAACATTCAATTGGCGTTACAGTATTTGACCGTAAAAGAATACCATTTGCCAAGCTTTTCATCCCCAAAATGCCGATGTTTTGTTTAACCAATTCAGGCATAACCAGCTTTGCAAAGCTCCGGTAGTGAGCATCCATCACATTCAGCGGCATCTGCACTGTATCAAATTTAAACCCGTTAGTGGCTGCAACTTCCAGCATGTGCAGATGAACATAGGGGTCTTTGTGCCCAGTGAAACCAATATATCGAAGTTTGCCAGCTTCCCGTGCCTCAATTAAGGCAGCATTCGCCCCTTCTTCGTGAAAAACTCGATGTGGGTCTTCGTGTCGAAGGATTTCGTGGTGCTGAACGAGATCGATGCAATCAACTTGCAGGCGTTGGAGTGATTCGTCTAGCTGTTTTGCTGCTGCTTTTTTAGAGCGACCATCGATTTTCGTCATCAGGAATACTTTATCTCGGTAGCGATCGCGCAGCGCTTTCCCCATGCGAATCTCGCTGACTCCACCGTTGTAATCCCAACTGTTATCCATAAAGGTGATGCCACGATCAATGGCTGTTCTCACAATTCGGATCGCCAATTGCTCATCAACGTGCTTCAAAGCAATGTGCCAACCACCCAATCCAATCGCAGAAACTTTCTCTCCTGTACTGCCGAGAACTCGGTATAGCATTTCTGAATTTGATGTAGTTCCTGACATCTGTTCTCCAAGTCTTTCAGCTATTACTTAAGTACATATAGCTGTGTGCCAATTCAAAAACAAGGGAAAGTTGAGAATATCTTGCTGAAGATACACTTTTGAACCCGATCAGGAAAAGAATCAAGAAGCCAAAATACCGATGGCAATTTAAGATGTGTGAGCTAAAGAATTGAAGGCACAGCATTGCTCATAAATGTCAACTTAAGCTAAAAGCCTTTTCAAATCTCGTTTCCAGCCTCTGGGCTGGAAATGCAACTCGAAAGCGGCTCTGCCGCCAGCAAGGGAGGCGGAGCCTCTAAGATGGCATTCCCA encodes the following:
- a CDS encoding aldo/keto reductase, which codes for MSGTTSNSEMLYRVLGSTGEKVSAIGLGGWHIALKHVDEQLAIRIVRTAIDRGITFMDNSWDYNGGVSEIRMGKALRDRYRDKVFLMTKIDGRSKKAAAKQLDESLQRLQVDCIDLVQHHEILRHEDPHRVFHEEGANAALIEAREAGKLRYIGFTGHKDPYVHLHMLEVAATNGFKFDTVQMPLNVMDAHYRSFAKLVMPELVKQNIGILGMKSLANGILLRSNTVTPIECLHYALNLPTSVVITGMDNMEILEQAFEAVRTFQPMNDEQVRSLLAKTAEAASRGEFEPFKTSSIFDSTAQNPDWLGEEPQRIQQLMSA